From one Sulfurovum sp. UBA12169 genomic stretch:
- a CDS encoding excinuclease ABC subunit B (The UvrABC repair system catalyzes the recognition and processing of DNA lesions. The beta-hairpin of the Uvr-B subunit is inserted between the strands, where it probes for the presence of a lesion): MPDFTVSSPYKPAGDQPEAINQISRSIMEGNQYQTLVGVTGSGKTYTMAKVIETTQKPTLIMTHNKTLAAQLYSEFKSFFPNNHVEYFISYYDYYQPEAYLPRQDLFIEKDSSINEELERLRLSTTASLLSHDDVIVVASVSANYGLGSPEDYRSIVQKLCVGDEYNQKALLLRLVDMGYKRNDAFFDRGDFRVTGEVIDIYPAYAEEFAVRVEFFGDEVEALYTFNSLTGEKEETKKEVTIYAANQFIVGKEKLAQAIKSIEEELAERLAYYQKEDRMIEYHRLKQRTEFDLEMLEATGICKGIENYSRHLTGKKPGETPYTMMDYFETMHNDYLVIVDESHVSLPQFRGMYAGDRSRKEVLVDHGFRLPSALDNRPLMFNEYIHKAPHFLFVSATPSALELELSSTVAQQVVRPTGLLDPPIEVIDSTYQVEHLYDRMKPVIERGERVLITVLTKKMAEELTVYYNDLGLKARYMHSEMDAIERNQTIRSLRLGEFDILVGINLLREGLDLPEVSLVAILDADKEGFLRSETSLIQTAGRAARNVNGQVLMYAKRITKSMQTTIDVTQERRQKQLAYNKHHGITPQTTLRTLDTDLKVEDAGELYSKQSKLDKMPKAERQKLMQELKAKMLAAAKNLEFEEAARLRDEIAKIKKL; the protein is encoded by the coding sequence ATGCCTGATTTTACAGTAAGCAGTCCATACAAGCCTGCCGGAGACCAGCCCGAAGCGATCAATCAGATCAGCCGTTCGATCATGGAAGGCAACCAGTACCAAACCCTGGTGGGTGTCACGGGATCGGGGAAAACCTATACGATGGCAAAAGTGATCGAAACAACCCAAAAACCCACTCTGATCATGACGCACAACAAAACGCTTGCTGCGCAGCTTTACAGCGAATTTAAAAGTTTTTTTCCCAACAACCACGTGGAATACTTCATCAGCTACTACGACTACTACCAGCCTGAGGCTTACTTGCCGCGCCAAGACCTGTTTATCGAAAAAGACAGCTCCATCAACGAAGAACTGGAGCGTTTGCGGTTGAGTACGACAGCCTCTTTGCTTTCGCATGATGACGTGATCGTGGTCGCTTCGGTATCTGCCAATTACGGACTCGGCTCGCCTGAGGACTACCGCTCGATCGTGCAAAAACTCTGCGTGGGCGATGAGTACAACCAAAAAGCGCTGCTGCTTCGGCTGGTGGACATGGGATATAAGCGCAATGATGCCTTTTTTGACCGGGGGGATTTCAGAGTTACAGGAGAGGTGATAGATATCTACCCTGCCTATGCTGAAGAGTTTGCGGTGCGTGTAGAGTTTTTTGGGGATGAAGTAGAAGCCCTTTACACCTTCAACTCGCTTACCGGCGAAAAAGAAGAAACCAAAAAAGAGGTAACCATCTACGCCGCCAATCAGTTTATCGTAGGAAAAGAGAAGCTTGCCCAGGCGATCAAAAGTATCGAAGAGGAGCTTGCGGAGCGTTTGGCCTACTACCAAAAAGAAGATCGCATGATAGAATACCATAGGCTCAAACAGCGCACCGAGTTTGATCTGGAGATGCTCGAAGCCACAGGGATATGCAAAGGGATAGAGAACTACTCCCGACATCTTACAGGCAAAAAACCCGGCGAAACGCCCTATACGATGATGGATTATTTTGAAACGATGCATAACGATTATCTGGTTATCGTCGATGAATCCCATGTGTCACTGCCGCAGTTTCGCGGCATGTATGCAGGAGACCGAAGCCGAAAAGAGGTTTTGGTCGATCACGGGTTTAGGCTTCCTTCTGCTTTGGACAATCGGCCGCTGATGTTTAACGAATACATCCACAAAGCGCCCCATTTTCTTTTCGTCTCTGCCACCCCCTCTGCGCTTGAGCTGGAGCTTTCTTCTACTGTCGCGCAACAGGTCGTACGTCCCACCGGACTGCTTGATCCGCCTATAGAGGTGATAGACAGCACCTATCAGGTCGAACATCTCTATGACAGAATGAAGCCTGTTATAGAAAGGGGCGAACGTGTCCTCATCACGGTATTGACCAAAAAAATGGCCGAAGAGCTTACTGTCTACTATAATGACCTTGGACTCAAGGCGCGTTATATGCATTCAGAAATGGACGCCATCGAACGTAACCAAACCATACGCTCTTTGCGTTTGGGGGAGTTTGATATTTTGGTAGGCATCAACCTTCTCAGAGAAGGGCTTGACCTTCCCGAAGTGAGCCTCGTTGCCATACTTGATGCAGACAAAGAAGGTTTTCTGCGTTCAGAGACCTCCTTGATACAAACTGCAGGAAGAGCCGCGAGAAATGTCAACGGACAGGTGCTGATGTATGCCAAAAGGATAACCAAATCGATGCAAACCACCATCGATGTCACACAAGAGAGAAGACAAAAACAGCTAGCCTACAACAAACACCACGGCATCACTCCCCAAACAACGCTCAGAACGCTTGATACAGACCTTAAGGTGGAAGATGCCGGCGAACTTTACAGCAAACAAAGCAAACTGGACAAAATGCCCAAAGCCGAGAGACAAAAACTGATGCAGGAACTCAAAGCAAAAATGCTTGCCGCTGCCAAAAATCTCGAATTTGAAGAGGCTGCAAGGCTGCGCGATGAGATCGCCAAGATCAAAAAACTGTAA
- a CDS encoding four helix bundle protein, producing MQENNILYDKSYAFSIRVVKLAQYLSKEKKEYILNKQITRSGTAICALVSESKFAQSRADFLNKLMIALKEANETQYWINLLYDTDYLSKQMHDSLLNDSKELVSLLVSITKTLKK from the coding sequence ATGCAGGAAAATAATATCTTATATGATAAAAGTTATGCCTTTTCTATTCGTGTAGTTAAACTAGCGCAATATCTTTCTAAAGAAAAGAAAGAATATATTTTAAATAAACAAATTACTCGTTCCGGTACGGCTATTTGTGCTTTAGTAAGTGAATCAAAATTCGCACAATCAAGAGCAGATTTTTTAAATAAACTTATGATTGCCCTTAAAGAGGCAAACGAGACACAATACTGGATAAATCTGCTCTACGACACAGACTATCTTTCAAAACAAATGCATGATAGCCTTTTAAATGACAGTAAAGAACTTGTAAGTTTATTGGTTTCTATCACTAAAACCCTAAAAAAATAA